In Oryza sativa Japonica Group chromosome 8, ASM3414082v1, the sequence tagaaacattagctcattaatggggtGAATCATATTACATTATTACTTATGGTTAGATTTAAatgtagctcacgatggttaatcgtgttatgataattaattgataattaaaacttgtcaatggtgggttgtgagcacatggttttgaaggtcgtgctcatggcaattaaggaccggttcgcgagctactgttgtgaaacattaaccgtaccaatcacaagccagcgtgggcaacgggggcaacggctttatcttttgtatagcatggttcattacggggtgccagactgagaagcggcgagaagtccgtgggggtcgctggggagtccatgcctctggtttttgagggggtgattatgatccatgaatggtgcactgtggtgagttgtgttgtgcgaagggtattgtcacgatttccccctttgcagtgccgtggtggtacttcggggcatggcaacatgtgtggaatcgtgtcttgtaggtacagtggtacacctctggccagagtaaaactattcgaatagccgtgcccgcggttatgggcgggttgagcaatgtttttttgATTAGTCTCACAACTCTcacaaataattattgatgcaataactggtaataatttgtttagctcctggtttggagttagatctgtacagccgggtacggttgttcaggatggttggccCTGTGCAGCATTGgggtgctgttcagtgttgattaaaattgatgattaattactctactgtttcaCTACTCTTAAATCTTtactaaatgctgctttcgcaaatgagactatattatgccatcctttggtatccttgtgtacttgcatatttgctgtgtggcttgttgagtatgtcatatgctcattcttgcaataatcattaaacctcagttgaagaaaaaggatccagaaggagaagacgtttggcttataccccagttgagctgcctgtgggagtggagctgaagccatcgctagactgttattccgctgctgtttttcttttcttttgtaagtatgtaacgttattattatgatggatttgtatattaaattgtcagtttgtgtacctcggctgattcctagacgaggattttatgcacaaattagttcggaaattactagtgaatttccgggcgtgacagccaGCTTGCAGAGCCACGTGGCTGGAGGGAAGGTAACTCCCCTCTACTTCACATACCCCCGgacccatatctccgacagttaatttcctggggagggtattccttcgtatttagccccggttgtatgatcatgacgggctgtcgaaagaaactcggcagtcaggggtggcttctcgaagtaccaagagggcatcggatagagggtattagctagtatatcagttaactagaatgtatgtatactatactatgtatactattaagtataggaatagatttcctttctcttttctttccacctagcttagattatttattatgagaatgagttgttaatgcttgtgtgtcactctacccttggattatcttaacccctgcttagaatatgattatcacaagtaatatataaattattagtcaatcTCTCtttacatgatcttcccacgggataaaataaatacgatacccttggaatactctcgggttaaatgctacaatggtatatccgtgtgcttgcggatgaactctgtaaccataatataccagaaccagaagtatttctgcgtcattgcttggaattatatttctactaaTGTCGTCAAGAAATACCAAAACCCGTGAGCCGCTAGCCGAGCCTTCCAGGCCTAGCCAACCGACTCGTTTAGCCACGCACGCACACATGATTGCGTTGCCGCCTTTATTTCGTGTCCTGGCACAGCGCGCGTGTCCTGCGCCGTGTCAACCACGCCAGGATTTGTTCGCGCGAGCAGCCTCCGTCCCGTGCGCCGCCTCACTTCAGCGCCGTGTCGGCCTTGTCGCTCTCGTGCGCCGCAACCGTCCGCGGGCAAGCCTGACGGACACAGCGGGCCAGGACAAGCGCCATACAGCTCCTTTCTTCTCCCGTGAGCCGCAAAGTGCTCCCGAGCACCGCGGTGCACCGGACCCGCCTCGACCCCGTGCCTTGTTGCTCCTCGCTGTGCCGATCGCACATGCGCGCAAcaacgaaaaaaaattgaaaaaaatgttttttttaccgAAATCACAAGAATATACTGATTTGGGAAAGATTTACGTAAATATACAGCCTTCTCTCTTTTGTTTAGTGAGACGGCGATCTCGCTTAACGGCGGCGCGAAGGCAATAACACTATCGCTAATCAAAAAGCGGCACCGCTAATCACGCGGTCTCGTGCTCCAAAGGCGCGAGAGCGCTTTGGTCTCGCACCTATGCTATGCGCGATACCGTGGACATTATGGGTACCACATACCCACACAGCATGGATATTTACAAGGGATAGTCTATATGGGTAGAATATGTTTAGAAAAGGATTCGGGAATTATGTTAACTTATATCAAGAAAATATCCTGTAATCCTAGTTGGTTACTATTGTAATATATCTATAAGGTCTAGTCCGTAAGGAACAAGGTCTGTACATTGTAATCCTggctgatgaggacatcctttCCAACGATACAACCATGCCTATTGCACAGTAAGGACCAATCactagagctcgagctcgtgaaCTTAATTATTAGGTAAAGTCGTTCCTAGCTAATCATACAAGTGCTTATCAAAATTGGGTGCTACTAAGTGGTTGTTGTGATCTACTTGTTAGGAATATGAGAGAGGAACCAGATCGCAAACAGCATAAGCAGCGTTGATTTGGTGAAGTCAATGCTCTTCACTCCGAAGTGCGATGGGgcaaatgagtacttgttggaaagatctCGTCGTCTACTTTCAACTATGTGTGGCCTCAGCATCAGATTCCGCCCAAGCTGCTCAGAATGGCTAAAATAGTTTTCGCATTAgaaacttgggcttgggccttgtaTCTTTACAGCCCATTAGAGGTCCACAAAAACTAGGGTTTTCTtccacctcctctcctggtcATCCCTCCACCCATATAAACCCTAGCAGCCACCATTTTGCattttttgggttttgtttagatgcaAGTTTAGTTTCAGCTACTTGTACTCGCGTGTGTCAGCTAGACCACCCGGATACTTGTATTCAGAACCCCATATTCGATTGTTTCAGTTTCATCATTTGACAAGTGTTGTGAGCTGTTTCCTTTTGttaacttgttcttgcttgttcttcgattgcttgtaggttcaaggttgttcttggcacggcaagaacaacaacaacgtGGAGTCTGTGtaccggttgctaaggcgcagcacccCTGTGGTAGTTGTAGTCGGACCGCCAATGTCGTGTCCTCCCCCAAATCAAAGTTTATTGTAGGGTCCCGAAACTAATGATTCGGTAACTGatgtatcaagccctggatcagtaaaTTGATACAGAttcaacaatctggatcttcattgcatacatttGGACAAGATTTCAAAGGAAATTTCTTTACATAAAATAATAGGGTATTTATAAaattgtggctaactattacaaCAGAAGCTATAGAATGACCTAACAAAACCTAGCTTCTAAATCCTCATAAGCTAGATAACAATCAAGTGCTTCTCAAAATCTTAGGCCATGTTTGGGGagctgttaacgaccaaatttggtaaattaagCATCGGAGATGGAGTTAAAACCGAAGCGGAATCAAAAGGATTGACGGTTTCGGAAACAGAGTGCGCATCGGCAGAGTTCGAATCGGATAAGGTGGCCAGAACAGCCGATGAAGCCGATTCCGACAAGAAAAAGATCAAAGTCATTATCAGATTGGGTTGATATGCTTAATGAGTATTGCCACACATGGATTGAGTCcgaagaaggcaattgtatctattaattaggatattttatgcaATTTCCTTATATTTTGAGTCGGTAAGAGTTCACCTAAGGGACTTGTTCGTATCTAGAATTGTAATAGAGATAGGAGTCGTGTCTGACAAGGACATATTATGTACTTTTGGTATAAAAGCAAACCCAAACCCATGTAATCAGATAACAATCAGTTCAACAACACTTTCGGCGCattgccacccttttactttcgttttgtttcgacgagttcttgctttcgagttTGGCTGCATCAGTCTAGATCTCcgacaagaggtaaaacttgttatgacggcttgcgttctcgggattagtgcttccatttttatgacactctaatcttgttgatgtaattcgtcgagttatcatatattctatataatctagatcattATTGCTATCTAACCTtgaatcggctaacatctactAGTGGATTCCAGCCGATAAGGTTAGATATcaacgttgacttagattatatagtgTATCTACCATCTCGAAAGACTTTCATTGACTTGTTTAGATCTTATACTTctctttatgcttaatgctgcatcggttaggtccgacctattaagtaatatctagAATTATAATATCTAGCTTGTTTTATTATTGCTATTAgagatagtatcggagtttcagccgttCTTACCTGATCTTGTTCATTATTTTATGTACttgatatgctaaatctgccctttatatcaagatctCACTGTGGTAAAATATATTAAGCTTGTTATTAATCTGTTAAGCTATCTTAGCACTTGATTGATTTatgtttaatatattttgctTATATtgatatcttagtataaagtggtatcggagtattagccgatacacgtTAAATCTATAacatcggctatgctataagcATATATAATCTCTGTTTTGGAGTACTTTTAAAtgatttatactatctcggcacactatccgatctatcccaatcacttagtttaaacATATTTTCAAGACTTAATTTATGTATtgttgatatctacagccgatcgaatagatttaacTTTCTTTTTGCTTTATATCTCACTGTCGATCTACTTTACGCAACATCGGCTAGGTTATAAACGATACGTCATTGGccatagccgatcggctatcgtttgaGGATTTAACTTTGTTTCCATGTTTCTTGTTGGTTAcaggatcaaaccaactggcACGTCCttgaacctaaaagcaagatttaGGTCCTGCACTAGAGTTcagatctctcaggccagtgtgtgtttttcacatcaacgggagcttaagattctgagaagcagctggtgaGAAGCTAGCTGGTTCCTAGCTTCTagtttctagtttattttctggattctacaactacagttTCTCAGTATCTGGACCAAAAAGTAGACTGTTTAGGGGAGCTTCTGATCACGGAAAAAGCTGTAGTAATTAGAAGCTCCCTAAACACGAAAAAGCTAACGGGCGATCAGTCGCGCGCGCCCCTTCCCGCGCGCGGAGAGGGACGGCGGACGCGCCgcacgagaggaggagggagtagcGAGTTTTCCGTTTTTCCCTTTGTTTTTTGTCGTTTCTGTTcggttgtttttttcttttttttcttttttttctccgtttttctcgtttctttttgtttggttttttcatttttttttccggtttctcttctgtttcttttttgtttttttaaagatgcatgaatataaagtttgtattcgtacgtatacaaagtttgtatatgcgtATGCAAAGTCTGTATACGTGTATGCAAAGTTTGTACTTTGTATACGTGATGTATTTtctagtttttattttattttttaatatgtacgtatataaagtttgtatatatcgtatataaagtttatacacatcgtagtttgtatacgcgtatgcaaagtttgtacTTTGTATACGTGATGTATTTtctagtttttattttattttttaatacgtacgtatataaagtttgtatatatcatatacaaagtttgtatacgtgcatatttttttatacatcaatatatatatatatatatatatatatatatatatatatatgttatagtagtaataataatagtagtataacaacagcagcagcagtagtaatagtagtactgtagtagtactagtactattaGTACTGACCGCGCGCCCGACTAGTGGCGTATTAGGAACAGGCCTTTTGAGATTAAAGAGGTCCTAAGATGGATTCCTCACTTATTAATGGTGGCGTATTAGGAACAGGCCCTTTGAGCTTAAAGAGGTTCTAAGATGGATTCCTCACTTATTAATGGTGGCGTATTAGGAACAGGCCCTTTGAGCTTAAAGAGGTCCTAAGATGGATTCCTCACTTATTAATGGTCGAAAATGTGTTTGACGCGCGTTCGCGAATTAGTTTCTCGTCTTTCAGCCGGGCCGTAGTCTATTCTGTCCGCCTATTCAAAAAGCCCATAGCAGCAAGCAGAAGCCCATCGTAATCGGTtagcctctctctcctctgacTCTGACTCCTTCCTCCCTTGCCCATCATCGTTcgttcccctcccctcctcgatTCCCCGTCTCCTCCGCGTGAgctcgccggagcaccgccggcCGATCCCCCCCACCCCCGCCACGCGAGCAGCGCCGCTCGCGCGGCCTGCTGCCCCCGCCTCACCCTCGCCGGTGAGCaatccctcctcctctttctcaggcctctcttctagatctggaagctTTTCTCCTCCCCTTGCCGTAACCCTAGCGCTAACATTTGGTTTTGTTTTTCTGACCAAATTTTTTTTGGGGAGGGGTTTCAGGTGAACGGCGCATGCCCCCCCGACGTTAGGTGTCGCGCCTGGAGACGCGGAGATGGATCCGATGGATATCGTGGGGAAGTCCAAGGAGGACGTCTCCCTCCCCAAATGTGAGCTGAACTCCCTTGATTCTGATTAtgcgtttttttttcatgctttcTCTTCGTGCCTAGAAATTTTGATGCAATTGTGCTTGTCTGCGACCGGGCCATGGTTAATCTGCGAATTATCTGGTTAGggtaatttaatttaatttaatttgcgTCAGTTCTATTTCTTTTTAGAGTTGATACTCCCGTCAGGTTACATTATGTGTGTTGTCTCAGGCAGGCGACTTGTTGAGACAAGAATttagggtttcttttttttttgtatgtgaTTTTATTTACATGCTCTtacagagggagggagggggtgtTCTGCTGTGCTAATCCGTTGTTAGGGAGGTTGAATTCACTTTTGGTGAATAGATTCTGTATGCCTAGGTTGTGTGAATTTGTGGTAAATGTGGACTTGAAGATTGCGCTGATTATTTTAGGGGTTTTCTTATTTGATGCATAGTGAGATTGTATGTGATCGGTCCATGTTTCAGATATTATCGATGACAGCAGACATGGAATAGAATGTTAACTTTCATGGAAAATCTAGATTGTGCTGCTTATTTCTTAGGAGTATGTTGCTTGAAGTTGGCACTACATTTGTCGGGTTCTGATAATCTgattggtgttgtaaatatggTACTCCTTTTGTGTACATTGATTTCATGCTCCAAGTTGACGATTTGTTTCTTTTGTGGTTATAGCACATAGCCACATACCTTTCCTTGAGTAGTTGTTTCCTTCAGATCGAAAATTAATGCATTTCAATTATAAACCTTGTGATAAATGGTCTTTGATGCTTACTATGAAGTCCAGTAATGTTTACTGCTTTGACGTTTGACAGCACAGCGCAGCTGTTTTAGCGAATTATAATTGTGATCCATAAATATTTCTCTGGGCCTGATGTAGTATTTCtagctatgaatttggacaacTGTGAATCGAaattcatagccaaaagttgcTTTATTTTAGGGCGGAGGTAGTAGCATTTTTCTGTAATAAATTGTAGCTGATTTAAGTTAGCCGTTTTCTGTTACATTTCAGCAACAATGTTTAAGATTATAAAGGAGATGTTGCCCCCTGATGTTCGAGTGGCAAGAGATGCACAAGATCTTCTTGTGGAATGCTGTGTAGGTAAGAGAAGTTGGTACTATTTTTAATCAAGAAtatgaacagtgtatttttaATCTTACAAAGTTATCCGTTTTAAAAACAGTCTGGTGGACCATTGTGACGTTATTATCTGgtaaaatttagtcaaatctgaCTGGATGTATTTACAATTCTAAGTTTTCTATGTTTAATCATTAATGTAAAAGAGAATTAAGGGTATTTACGATTTTAAGTGTTCTATGTTTAGTCAAGTCTGACTGGATGTATTTACGATTCTAATGCAAAATCTATTGTGGCCCGTAAAAAAAATGGTAGGGTCGATATCTGATTTGTGTATAGTATTGTTAATCACATACCGTATTTTCCTGCCTGGAGCATAAAATCCATACTCTCACCAAATTTATTCATGTTATAATCCCTCCATGTTGTGAGTTCCTTAAACATTAAAATAAGTTATTCCCCAAACAGTTTGGATATTTTCTTGGATGTCTCTTGCAAGATGTCTCTTGCAACTTTCAACCTTATTTCAACCTAAGGGATATTGGTTGtaaaaaatagctgaaatttctCCCTTTCTGGATCTAATCACaatatgcatattttttatatatcagAGTTCATCAACCTCCTATCTTCTGAATCCAATGAAGTTTGCAGCCGAGAGGACAAGAAAACTATTGCTCCTGAGCATGTTCTTAGAGCTCTGCAGGTTTGCCTTTCATTTCCTGAATATtaacattattttttatcacttATGATGCTGTCCTACCTGTTTTATCATGGTCGTAGTTTTGTAGTATATTGTCAATATTTTTTCCTTATGATTATGGACCTTATCTATATTGTTTCAGTATACTGcaaaataaagataaaaataacAGAATGCCTGGAACAGAGTAAAAGGGGAATATATGAatgtttcttttttgaaaatgaAGGATTTGAGTATCTTAGAGCTCTTTTTCTGAGTGCAAATTGGTTATGACTATTGACTAAAGTCTGAAACTAAAATGCTGAATTTGTCTGATGGCAGTTCAGATATCTATATGCCATGGAATGCTATTACTACACAGCTAAAACTGATCTGCACATATGTGTTCATTTGTTAACATGATTTTAGGGGGCTGAAAGTAGAATTGGGCTTGGACTACCCAATTGAGTGTGGTCTTAAACTCGTACTCCATTTTGGGCCCTGGTGGACTTTTTTCGGTTAGATCATGGATATGTATTGAACAAGGTCCAATGGAAACATTTCAATGGAAACATTTCAATAGTAAAATACTTCTTGGGCAGGAGTTGAGCCTCAACATTTGATGTCCAATGTTAAAACACACCATGAAGTTCAGAAGTTGTTGACAGCCACATTCACTCGGCGATAACCACATGATGGAAATTTTTATGGTGGATGTTGTTGCCTCATCGCATTGCAATGCTAAGCAGTGGCTTAGCATTGGCTACGGTTCATAGGACCTCAACATTCTCCTTGCTCCCTTGTCTTCCTTCATGGAGTGTTGTGCTTTCTTCCTGGGAGATGTACTTTTGCTTCTACATGATTCAAACATCAAGTCTTGAAAAgctcgaattttttttttttgtaaatgaaAAAATATGTATAGAACCAGCTGAGAACCTTGTTTTAACCAAACACTCAGGCTCCAGGTTCCGGAACCCTGCAGTGTAAACCTATTTCTGGCTGATCTACCTTTGAAATAATTGTTTTCCAACTAGTAGTTGGTACTCGCCAATATGTGAAATCTCCAGActtatttcagttttttttttcattttggcaGGATCTTGGCTTTAGGGAGTACATTGAAGAGGTTCAAGCGGCCTACGAACACCATAAGCATGATACCCTGGTTTGTACTATTTTTTTCCCACAGAGATATGCATAGTATCCATCATCTATGCAGGATACATTGACACTATTTTTTCATCGAGCAGGATTCTCCAAAAGCAAGCAAATTCACTGGTGTGGAGATGACAGAGGAACAAGCTGTAGCTGAGCAACAGAGGATGTTTGCTGAGGCCCGAGCAAGGATGAACAATGGTGCCGCCAAACCGAAGGAGCCAGAACCTGAAGCGCAGCAACAAACACAACAGCCACCACAGCCTCAGCTGCACCCTCAACCACAGCAACCCCTGCAGCCTCAACTTCAGCTCCATCCTCAACCACAACAACAGCCCTCACAGCTACATCCTCAACAGCTGCTGCATCCTCAATCGCAGCAAACTCCGCAGCCTCAACCTCAGGTCCACCCTCAACCACAGCAGCCTCCACAGCTGCAACCGCAACCTCAGCTTCTCCAGCAACCGCAGCTGCCCCAACAGCTGCAGCCGCAATCTCAGCTCCCCCCACAACCGCAGCAGCCCCCACAGCTGCAGCTGCAATCTCAGCTCCACCCACAACCGCAGCAGCCCCCACAGCTGCAGCCGCAACCTCAGCTCCATCAGCAACCGCAGCCGCAGGCAGAGCTGCAATCACAGTCACAACCACAAACAGAACATGGCTTGGACAGTTCATGATTCAGATTCCATGTTGTGTAGCCTCAGTATAAGGAAAAGTTGGTGTACTTCCGCTGGCATTTACTAGGACTCTGTGTGCCCCTTGATAGTTTTAGGTTTCCATGCTTCATGTACAATGTAAATCCAGTGTGATTTCAGTTACCATGTTGCTAATAATCTGAAGCTCTCTCTAGTCACTGATGttattacttttccaaacaCCCTTTCTCTGACTCTATGACTGTAGTAGTATCATGGCATGTATGATGCCTTGTCAAAAGGGACTCCATTAGCAGTGTAACTTGACTTTTGCCGATGGCGATGGTGATTTCAGTGACTTGTTAATTGCAAGGTGCCATTTGTCTCACTGAATTGACTGTACACCTTTCTTATATTTCGGAGAACCCTAAGCTATTCTGGCAATCTTATTGCTGCATCTGTTTTTGTGGGCAATACATCTGAAGCTGCATTACACTGTAGTCTAACACCCAAGTTTCAGGAAGACGCTatgagagcaggtacaatagtaggctataagctaactataaacatatcttaaagagataaaaagagagagaatacCAAGTATTAatactatactccctccgtttcataatataagtcattctagcatttcccacattcatatagatgttaatgaatgtagacatatgtctatattcattaacatatattcattaacatctatatgaatgtgggaaatgctagaataacttatattgtgaaacagaggtagtagtaagcaactattgtatgaattattaacatcaatatgaatgtgaaaaatactagaataacttacattgtgaaacggaggaagtaataagcaactattgtatgaattggctattacattgactatagatgatttggagctagtagttggctataccattaaacttgctctgaatGCGCCCTCTTGTGTTTTAACGGTTTAACCATGTAAATTGTGAATTAGCCAAGGCAATGAAGCAGTCCACTACTTCCATAAGTTTTGGTTACTGCAAAATTCAAGTTCAACATCATAGCTAATCACCATAACCGTGCATGAAACCAAGGCTTGCATTACAGAAAAGATGCCAAATAGCACATGAAAACTGAGAAAGCAGGGCCTCCATATATCAGTGATATCACATCgattattttattaaattaaagaAGATAACAGTTAAACAGTCCACACACAAAGACATGATCACACATGTCATACAACACACTGATACTGGCACAAGCTGACAAAAGCACAGCTACTAATACATCATTAACCACAACCATCTCCCCACTTGTTGCTACTTCTAATTACCATCACAAATCTAACTAATCCCGTTGACTTACTCCAACCTTGAagcttttattatatatataaaatatatataattgcacacacatatatacacgtATCAAACTTTTAACGCACCATGGAAGAGAGCCAAATGTAGCATCACCGAGGAGGAATAATAATTTAATTAACCAGCTtaattgatactccctccgtttcaggttataaaacgttttgattttggtcaaagtcaaactgctttaagttttactaagtttgtagaaaaaactagtaacatttttaactcaagacaaatttattatgaaaatatattcaattattgttttgataaaactaatttagtattataaatattgctatatttatctgtaaacttagtcaaacttgaaactgtttgactttgaccaaagtcaaaacgtattataacctgaaacggagagagtaataagAAGTGATGTGACGACATTTCACTTGCAGGTGGCGACGAGGACTCGGCGGGGCGGcagcgaggggcggcggccgtggaggGTGGCGAGGTTGTCGAGGATGAGCACGTCGCCCACCTCCCACCGGAACTGGATGCTCTCCTCCTCGATGATCTCGCCGCACCGCGCCACGAACGCCGTTGGGATCTCGGCGCCgtccgccatcgtcgccgagcTCAGTGCCTTCCCGTGCATCCCCACCACCGTGTTGAACCACATCCGCCGACCCTGCCGCCCCGGGAAGACTCGCGTCAGCTTCCTCGGCCCTAGGATCGTCCTCGCCCCGccgttcgccagccactccacCTCCATCCCTAGCGCCCGAGCCCTGAATACGCACACATGGCCCATTAGAGCAAGGATAAAAGTGCGCTATAAGTTAACTGTATGCTTACGTGGAGGACAGAGccaacaaagaaaaaagaaggtgttggctctcatgcaataTTTACTCTGCACGTActccaagacaaatacattGAATGCATAAGTGAGAGAATAGTTAGGAGAAGAAAAATTGAACACAATCTAAcaactaatctattatatatattggCAATAGGATTACTAATAATTGACAGTCAGctttactattaaacttgctcttagacgGTGATGAATTAATATTCCTAATTTCCTATGGATTGGTCTGGGAAACTATACTAATTGTATCACATATATCTCTTTCATAAATAGCAAAGTCATGTTTCCAATTATGCAAAACAAAACATACACGTGCACATACCACATGGCACGTTTCCGAATGCGCACTCTAACCCATAAAAATACGAAGGCTAGAGCCAAAATCAATGATTAAAATAAATGT encodes:
- the LOC4345446 gene encoding protein Dr1 homolog, coding for MDPMDIVGKSKEDVSLPKSTMFKIIKEMLPPDVRVARDAQDLLVECCVEFINLLSSESNEVCSREDKKTIAPEHVLRALQDLGFREYIEEVQAAYEHHKHDTLDSPKASKFTGVEMTEEQAVAEQQRMFAEARARMNNGAAKPKEPEPEAQQQTQQPPQPQLHPQPQQPLQPQLQLHPQPQQQPSQLHPQQLLHPQSQQTPQPQPQVHPQPQQPPQLQPQPQLLQQPQLPQQLQPQSQLPPQPQQPPQLQLQSQLHPQPQQPPQLQPQPQLHQQPQPQAELQSQSQPQTEHGLDSS